GCCAGCTCGGCGCGGCGGCCGGGCTCGGCGAGCAGCCGGTCCAGCACCCGCGCCCAGTCGGCCGGGGCGTGCCCGTCCACGAGCACCCCGCTGACCTCGTCGCGGACCGCGGTGACCAGGCCGCCGACCGCGGCGGCCACCACCGGCGTGCCGCAGGCCTGGGCCTCCAGCGCGACCAGCCCGAACGACTCGTTGTGCGAGGGCACGGCGACCAGGTCGGCGGCCCGGTACACGTCGGCCAGCCGGTCCCCGGCCTGCGGCGGCAGGAAGCGCACCCGGTCGCGTACGCCGAGCGCCGCGGCCAGCTCGATGAGCGAGGTGGGGCGGTCCAGCCCGGAGCCGCTCGGCCCGCCCACGATCAGCGCGATCGCGTCGGGGTCGGACAGCTCGGCCAGCGCCCGGACGAGCACGTCGGGGGCCTTCAGCGGCTGGATGCGGCCGACGAAAGCGATGATCTTGGCGCGTGGCGGCAGGCCGAGCCGGGCGCGGGCGGCCGCCCGGTCGGCGGGCCGGAAGCGGTCCAGGTCGACGCCGGGGGCGACCACGGCCACCCGGTCCAGCGGCGCGCCGTACAGGTCGATCAGCTCGCGGGCCTCGGTCGGCGTGTTCGCGATGAGCCGGTCGGACTGCTCGACGACCTGCTCCTCGCCCACCACGCGGCCCATCGGCTCGGCCCGGTCGCCGACGGCCAGCCGCCCGTTCTTGACCTTGGCGAGGGTGTGCGCGGTGTGCACCAGCGGCACCCCCCAGCGGTCCTTGGCCAGCCAGCCGACCTGGCCGGAGAGCCAGTAGTGGGACGCCAGCAGGTCGTAGAAGCCCGGCGGGCGGGACGCCTCGACGCCGAGCACCCCGTGCGTGAACGCGCACAGCTGGGCGGGCAGATCCTCCTTGGCCAGGCCCTCGAACGGCCCCGCGCTGATGTGCCGGACGAGCACCCCGGGCGCCAGCTCGGCCCGCGGGGGCAGGTCCCGGCCCGTGGTCCGGGTGAAGATCTCGATCTCCACGCCCGCCTTGGCCAGGCGTTTGGACACCTCGACGATGTACACGTTCATGCCGCCCGCGTCCCCCGTGCCCGGCTGGTGCAGCGGGGACGTGTGCACGGAGAGCGTGGCGATACGCCGGGGCAGCTCGCGGGGGAGGGTACGAGAGCTCACAGGTCGATCAACAGCCGGAAGGCCGGGACTCTTCCCGAGCGGGGCGTGACGAGCGTCGCAGCCCACGTTCCGGGACGTCACGGCGCTTAGGATGCAGCTCATGTCTGACCAGAAGATCGCGGTCGTCTCCGGCGCGTCCAGCGGCATCGGCGCCGCCACCGCCCGGCACCTGGCCGCCGCCGGTTACCACGTGCACGCGCTGGCCCGCCGCACGGACCGGGTCGAGGCGCTCGCCAAGGAGATCAACGGCACTGCCGTGACCTGCGACGTCACCGACGACTACGCCGTCGCGCAGTACGCGGCCACCGTCGACCGGGTCGATCTGCTGGTGAACAACGCGGGCGGCGCGATCGGCGCGGACCCGGTCGCCAGCGCGAGCGTCGCCGACTGGCAGGCCATGTACGACGTCAACGTGCTGGGCACCCTCCGCCTCACCAAGGCCCTGCTGCCCGCCCTGATCGCCTCCGGCGCGGGCACCGTGGTCACGGTCAGCTCCACCGCCGGCCTGATCGTCTACGAGGGCGGCGGCGGCTACGCCGCGGCCAAGCACGCCCAGACCGCCCTGGTCGAGACCCTCCGCCTCGAACTCTGCGGCGACCCCGTCCGCGTCGTCGAGATCGACCCCGGCATGGTCAAGACCGACGAGTTCGCCCTCAACCGCTTCGCCGGCGACCCCACCCGCGCCGCCGCCGTCTACGCCGGCGTCGAGCACCCCCTCACCGCCGACGACATCGCCTCCTGCATCACCTGGTGCGCCACCCTCCCCCACCACGTCAACATCGACCGCCTCGTCGTCCGCCCGTTGGCCCAAGCCGCCCAACACAAGGTCCACCGGGTCCTCCCCTAGTGCGTTGATCATGAACTTATGGACGTGCTCGACGGCGTGTCCCCACCCTGGCGCCGTGATCAACTCCGGAAGGTAGGCACGTGAAGCCGCAGGGGGAGATCACCAGGGGGACCACGAATCCGAACCGGCTGCGGCGGGTGGATCGGTGGATCGCGTGGTGGTGCGGGGGTGCGCTGGCCGAGGCGGCGGATCCGCTGGTGGTGGATCTGGGGTACGGGGCCACGCCGATCACTGCGGTGGAGCTGCGCGCGCGGCTGGCGCGGGTACGCCCGGACGTCAGGGTGACCGGGTTGGAGATCGATCCGGCGCGGGTCGCGGCGGCGCAGGTCGCGGCGGATCCGCCGGGGCTGACGTTCGCGCGGGGCGGGTTTGAGCTGGCCGGGCTGCGGCCGGTGGTGGTCCGGGCGTTCAACGTGCTGCGGCAGTACGACGAGAGCGCCGTGGCCGCCGCGTGGACCACGATGACGGCACATCTGGCGCCGGGCGGCTGGCTGGTCGAGGGCACCTGTGACGAGCTGGGCCGTCTCGGCAGCTGGGCTGCGCTGCCGACGGGCGCGGACACGCCGGTCTCGCTGACGCTGGCGGCGAAGCTGGCCACCCTGGAGTCCCCGGCCACGTTCGCCGAGCGGCTGCCCAAGGCGCTGATCCACCGCAACGTGCCGGGCGAGCCGGTGTACGACCTGCTGCACGCCCTGGACGAAGCCTGGCGGCACGCCGCGCCGCTGGCCGTGTTCGGGCCGCGGCAGCGGTGGCTGGAGGCGGTGTCGCGGCTGCGCGCGGCGGGCCGGCCGGTGCTGGACGGTCCCGCCCGCTGGCGGCTGGGTGAGGTGACCGTGCCCTGGCCGGGCACCGCCACCTGATCCCTGCCGGTGCCGCCGGTCGTTACGTCCGATATGAACCTGAATGCAGAGTTCTTTGCGCTGTCGGCGTACGGCGGCCAGCTCAGCGCCCTGCGCCTGGGGCCGATGGTGCTGCTCGGCATCGCCCTGCTGCTGCTGGGCGTGGGCCTGCTGGTGCTGGCCGTCGTGCTGGTCCGGCGGTCGGCCGAGTGAACCGCACCGACCTCGTGCGCCTGCTGCTGCTCTTCACCGTCTGCGGCGGCCTCGGCTGGCTCGCGGGCGGCCTGCGCCGCCACCGCTGATCGCGGCACGGTTAAGAAGATGCCCTTCCTCTACGGAAAACGATAAGAAGGTGCCCTTCCTTTCAGAGCTCGCAGTTGACGAGGACGGGTTCGGGGCGGAGGGTGACGCCGAAGTGGTCGTGCACGCCGTCGCGGATCTCCTCGGCCAGGGCGAGCAGGTCGTGCGTGGTGCCGCCGCCGGGGTGGGTGAGGGCGAGGGTGTGCTTCGAGGAGA
The Catellatospora sp. IY07-71 DNA segment above includes these coding regions:
- a CDS encoding SDR family NAD(P)-dependent oxidoreductase, encoding MSDQKIAVVSGASSGIGAATARHLAAAGYHVHALARRTDRVEALAKEINGTAVTCDVTDDYAVAQYAATVDRVDLLVNNAGGAIGADPVASASVADWQAMYDVNVLGTLRLTKALLPALIASGAGTVVTVSSTAGLIVYEGGGGYAAAKHAQTALVETLRLELCGDPVRVVEIDPGMVKTDEFALNRFAGDPTRAAAVYAGVEHPLTADDIASCITWCATLPHHVNIDRLVVRPLAQAAQHKVHRVLP
- the mshA gene encoding D-inositol-3-phosphate glycosyltransferase, whose translation is MSSRTLPRELPRRIATLSVHTSPLHQPGTGDAGGMNVYIVEVSKRLAKAGVEIEIFTRTTGRDLPPRAELAPGVLVRHISAGPFEGLAKEDLPAQLCAFTHGVLGVEASRPPGFYDLLASHYWLSGQVGWLAKDRWGVPLVHTAHTLAKVKNGRLAVGDRAEPMGRVVGEEQVVEQSDRLIANTPTEARELIDLYGAPLDRVAVVAPGVDLDRFRPADRAAARARLGLPPRAKIIAFVGRIQPLKAPDVLVRALAELSDPDAIALIVGGPSGSGLDRPTSLIELAAALGVRDRVRFLPPQAGDRLADVYRAADLVAVPSHNESFGLVALEAQACGTPVVAAAVGGLVTAVRDEVSGVLVDGHAPADWARVLDRLLAEPGRRAELAAGAVAHAYDFSWDHTTARLLGVYGEAMTEHRSRRQLELAGCARW
- a CDS encoding class I SAM-dependent methyltransferase, whose translation is MKPQGEITRGTTNPNRLRRVDRWIAWWCGGALAEAADPLVVDLGYGATPITAVELRARLARVRPDVRVTGLEIDPARVAAAQVAADPPGLTFARGGFELAGLRPVVVRAFNVLRQYDESAVAAAWTTMTAHLAPGGWLVEGTCDELGRLGSWAALPTGADTPVSLTLAAKLATLESPATFAERLPKALIHRNVPGEPVYDLLHALDEAWRHAAPLAVFGPRQRWLEAVSRLRAAGRPVLDGPARWRLGEVTVPWPGTAT